The Glycine soja cultivar W05 chromosome 19, ASM419377v2, whole genome shotgun sequence genomic sequence AATGCGAACTGGGAGCAACTCATGGCTAGTGTGGTAGGGGCATCCATTAATTGGTTTCCCTATTGGAATGAAGGAAGAACTGGGGTTTTGTCCTCATgtgaaggatttccaaatgttcccttaatgggaacaaggggttgtatcaaTTACAATCATGTCCTCTCCATAAGATAACTTGGCTATGCCATGAGAGGAACGCCGTCGGAGGAAAgtatcacgcctttcatcgcacagggtttcagtgaccccaatgcgAGGGTGCTTCAAGgagtccgcaaggcatgggatgtagtgcaaaggaaagataaagagcttaggggaagcagtaatgggatcatcggtagctatcataagtggctgagagccCGAACACAAGAGTTGGATTAGCTCCCGAAGCTAAAGGTTACAAGAGAGGAAGAGACTGAAACTCCGGAGGAGAGTGAGGAAGTACAAACCCTAAAGGCAAAACTTGGAAGAGCACAAgcagtcaaagagaagttcaagtccatggCCATCAAAGTCCAGAAAGAGTACGATGAACTAAGGGACATAAATATGGCCACTGccgaagccttggaatgagaaaccaagagggcttgaaaggaagaacacggccAAAACAAGTTCCGAGGAGCTTTGTAAGGCAGCAACAATGAACTTAAGCTCCGAAGAGCTGAAAGGGATCAGTCGCGGGTCAAGGGCATGATCTAGAAAGATGAGTTAAAGGCTTGCCATAGGTCGAAAAGAAGATTGTCCGAGCAGTTAAGCAAGACCGAAGAAAATATGGGGACCATCATCAACCAGTACAAGGAAAAGCTAAGCCTAGCAGCGACTcatgagcaaaggctagaggacgaGTACGCTAAGGTGTTAGTCTTGCAAGCGGAAAGGGAAGCTAGGGAAAGGGTGATCGATTCATTGCACAAAGAAGCGATGATGTGGATGGACAGGTTCACCTTTActttgaatgggagtcaagatCTTCCTCGACTGCTAGCCAAGCCCAAGGCAATGGCAGATGTGTACTCGGCCCCCAAAGAGGTTCACAGGCTCCTCAATTattgccaacacatgattgatctgatggcccacataattaggagcCGCTAAGGCAATTGTATCgttgatttgattttgattagatAAACCCTTTTGTTCTCTAATAAAATAAGGTTGAGTTAATCCTATGTGTTTAAAACTCTGTATGAATCCAATACTTTGACAACTTATCTttagcatgcattcatgtttagtTTTTGTCGCATTACTCACCGCATTTTGTTCCTCTAGGAagtaacaccataactaaacgcgctcCAAAGCACCCCTATCGTACCTGGTCTAAGACTAGAGTCATGGGTGACGTAGACGAggtgcaagaacaaatgaaggttGATATGTCGACCctgaaagatcaaatggcttccatgatggaagccatgctaAGCATGAGAAGATTAATAGAAAGTAACACAGTCGCGACTGCTGCTCCCAGCACCGCCGCCGAGACAGATCCAGTTCTTCCAACTTCAACAAATCAAGCACACCAACTCGCCCCAGACATGGGGTGACAAGGAGGAGAGATATTTGGGAGCACCGGTGGCCCACATCTAGGGTATAACAGAAATGCCTACCCCTATGGCTTACCCCCCAATTACACACCGCCCACCATGCATGAGAACGTCGATCATGTTGTTCCCGTAACCTTTGAAGGTCAGCTTTCCCAGCCTATAGGGGGTGCCCGCGAGGGGCCCCAGGAGCGTGCCCAAGTTGACATTGACTCATACCCCCCGTTCACCACCGAGGGGCCGACATTCCACACTATGCCTTAGCCTAATGCTGCAGGAGCCTCTCAACCCCACCTAATACAACCCCTACATTTCTCCATAGGGGGACCACCTCTGGCAAAGAAGGGAAAAGGAAAGCTCCatctcatcgaagagagattAAGAGCAGTCGAAGGGTCTGAGGATTACCCTTTTGCTGATATGACCGACTTATGTTTAGTACCGAATATTGTCATTCCTCTCAAATTCAAAGTACTAGATTTCGACAGATACAAGGGGACCACCTACCCCAAAAATCATCTAAATATGTATTGCcaaaagatgggggcgtattcaaGAGATGAGAAGTTTCTcatgcactttttccaagacAGCTTAGCCAGGGTAGCAAACACCTGGTACACTAGCTTAGAACCCTCCCAgatccattcttggaaggacctaatggttgcctttgttaggcagtatcagtacaatgcTGATATGGCTCCGGTAGAATGCAGCtccagaacatgtgcaaaaaggagcacaaatctttcaaagagtACACCCAgagatggagggatttggcggctcAGGTAGCACCTCCCATGATGGAAAGgtagatgatcaccatgataaTGGGACACTCTACCAGTGTTCtgctatgagaagttggtaggctacatgccctctagctttgcggatctagtaTTCGTGGGTGAAAGGATAGAGGTAGGCCTAAAAAGCGGGAAGTTCGACTATGTCGCCCCAGCCAGCACAAACAACAGAAGATTCAGAGTGGTTggggcaaaaagaaaagaaggggaTGCTCATGCCGTGACCTCGGCTCCTGCTTGGCCAAAACCTCAGTCAACCCCTCATGATACTCATCAGTATGCTCAGCACCATCCAAGCTTTTCGGCCCGCGTTGGAAACTCCTCCAAGTCACCACCAGTCCAGCAAAGGACATCTACCCCACCACAAAGAGCCCTCACTCAAGCCCCGGCTCCTACAAGGCCTCGTCCCGCTGACGATTTCAATCCTAGCCCAATTTCCAATCCGAGGAGGAACCCTCCCATGAAGAAGCTTCCAGAGTTTGCCCTGATTCCGATTTCATACGGGGACTTGTTACCATTCGTAATCGCCAACCAGTTGGCAGTGGTGACCCCCGGATGGATCTACTAGTCTCCTTTCTCGAGATGGTACAACCCCGATGCGACCTGCGCGTATCACGGAGGTACTCtgaggcattccattgagcagtGCGTGGCCCTCAAGCATAAAGTGCAAAGCTGGATTGACGCAGGGTGGCTAACATTCCAAGAAGATGGCCCGAATGTGAAGACAAATCCGTTCACCAATCATAGGGGACCGATGGTAAATGCGATGGAGGCATGTGTGTTACAGAGGCCTAAGGAAATGAAGGACGTGGTAACCTCAAGAAGTTATATCTTTGAAGCTTTGCAAGAGGTGAGCATGGTTTCCTTTTATAGGCACAAAGGGGACTCTTGTTTGATGCATCCGGGTGCATCACATGACATAGAAGCATGTTCGACGACGGAGGAGCTATTACAGCAACTCATGGACCAAGGCCGATTTGAGATCAGTGAAGGGAACAAGGGAGAATAGCACGTGTGCATGAAGTCAGCGGACAAAGAAAGCCCCGTTAAACTCAAACCTTTGGTGATACACTTCACCAGGGATGTGGCCTCCCAGAAACCCTGAGATTCTTGACCAATCTGGGGTAGCAAACCTGTCCCCTTCCCTTACCAAAGCAACAAGGCGGTCCCATGGAGATACGCCCCCTGGAAGccaagtgaaaagaaagaggagGCCACCAACATTGACTTACTTTCTGCCAAAGttaccaacatcaccggcccaagtggtgtgacccgtagcagTCACGTCTTTGTAGTGCCTAACCCATCAATGCGACTCTTGAATGCCAAAGGGAAAGTGAAGGTGGTCGTGGAATAGACCAACAAAGCGAGCCCCACTCTCGAGGAGGACATTCCGGTTGTGAGATTCGCTGAGAAAGGAGGAGACTTTAGCGAAAAGAAAGTGTCCATGGAAGAGACCAATGAGTTCCTCCGGATAATTCAATAAAGCGAGTTCAAAGTGATTGAACAGCTCAAGAAAACCCCAGCAAGGGTCTCCCTTTTGGAGCTGCTCATGAGTTCCAAACCCCATTGGGCATTGCTGGTTAAAATTTTGAATgaggcccacgtggcccaagatatctccaTGGAAGGCTTTGAGGGCATCGTCAGTAATATCACTGCTAATAACTACCTCACCTTTGCTGAGGAAGAGATCCCTGTCGCAGGACGGGGACACAATAGGGCCCTACATGTGTCTGTCAAGTGCATGCATCACATTATGGCCAAGGTGCTCGTTGACAATGGCTCATCGCAcaacgtaatgcccaaaagcacgttggGAAAACTAACATTCAACGCCTCTCACCTGAGGCCAAGCTCCATGATAGTATGGGCTTTTGATGGCACCCACCGGAGCGTTATAGGGGAGATTGATCTCCCAGTTCAAATCAGACCCCACACTTGCCAAGTCACattccaagtgatggatatcAATCTGGCCTACAGCTGTCTTTTGGGCAGACCTTGGATTCACTCGATTGgggtggtcccttcaacgctccaccaaaaattgaagttcATGGTGGAAGGGCGTTTGGTCATTGTCTCGGGGGAAGAGGATATTTTGGTAAGTTTCCCTTCTTCTATGTCGTATATTGAAGCTACGGAAGAATTCTCGGAGACGAATTTTCAGTCCTTTAAGGTGGTGAGCAACGCTTTTGTGGAATCCCTCCCGATGCGACCTTGCATGTCTAATGCTGTGATGATGGTAGCTCGTGTGATGTTAGGGCACGAATATAAGCCTGGAATGGGCTTAGGAAAGAACAAGGATGGTATGGCCAGCTTGGTAGAGTTCAAGGAAACCCGCGGGAGGTTTGGACTAGGCTATAGGCCCACGCGTGCAGATGTGAGAAGAAGTGCCCTAGAGATGAGAAGCAGGGGCATGGGCCAACAGCAAAGGCCACGAGTGAAAGAGGCCCATCCATGTCACATCAGCGAGAGTTTTGTGAGTACGGGCTGGAGGTGTGAAGAGCAAGTCCCCATGATACATGATGAAGCCCCCCAAGACCATTCAAACTGGGTACAACCATGCCTTCCTGATTACCAATTAGGAAACTGGCAAGTTGTTGAACGACCTGAAGTTTTCGTGGCGAGCATAATGTAATTTGCTAGTTTTAACCCTACagctgggcctaggctttagggtttTCTCCCTGTTAGGGAGTTATGTCTTTTTTCcatcaagatataatataagatctttccttcatttgttcttgcaccttcacccattctcattcatctgcatgtttatttctgttGTGATTAAATGGTACAAATCCGACGGCGAGTCCtgtgaaggtactaataccgagGACCCTGACGTTGATTTTGAACGAGTAGTAAACCAAGCTGACGATGAAGAAGATCAAGATACAGGGTTTTCCCCGAAGCTAGAAAGGATAGTCGCGCAAGAAGACCGAGAGATGAAGCCGCACCAAGAAGAAACGAAAATCGTAAACTTGGGTGTTGGCGAGGAAAGGAAAGAGGTAAAGGTTGGCATAGGCATGACCACACCGGTCCAAGATGAATTGGTGGTTTTGCTAcaaaactaccaagacatcttcgcttggtcatacaaagatatgcccggtttgaacCCCGACATTGTACAACATCGATTACCATTGAATCCCGATTGTTTCCTGGTAAAACAAAAGctaagaaggatgaagcccaagATGTCCTTAAAGATCAAAGAAGAGGTGAAAAAGTAGCTCGACACAGGCTTTTTGGCAGTGGCTCGACGCGGGCTTTTTGGTAGCGGATGTGTGTGGACAATCGAGACCTAAACTGAGCCAGTCCAAAGGATAACTTCCCTTTAACACACATCGATGTCCTTGTACATAACACAGCCAATttcactttgttttccttcatggacgggttctcgggttacaatcagataaagatggcgctgGAGGACATGGAGAAAACTATGTTTGTCACCTTGTGGGGAACattctgttataaggtgatgttctttgggctcaagaaagccggggcaacctatcagcgggctatggtagcattattccatgatatgatgcacaaagagattgaagtctatgtggatgacatgattgccaagtctaggACCGAGAAGGAACATCTCGTCAACTTGCGGAATTTTTTTCAAGAGACTGGGGAAGTACCAGTTAAGATTGAACCCCACCAAGTGCACATTCGGGGTCAAGTCGGGaaaattgcttggttttgtcgtaagtcagaaagggatagaggtggaccccgaaaaggtaaaGGTCATCCTGGAGATGCCTGAACCGTGTACTCAAAAGCAAGTCCAAGGTTTCTTGGGGCGCTTGAACTATATAGCAAggttcatatcgcagctcaccgctaCCTGTGAGCCTCTCTTCAAACTTTTGTGCAAGAATCAGTCGGTTTGATGGACGACGACTGTCAAGTGGCATTCGGTAGGATCAAGCAATGCCTTATGAACCCTCTTGTGCTAATTCCACCCGTGCCTGAGCGACCTCTTATCCTATACATGACAGTATTGGATGAGTCGATGGGGtgcatgctggggcaacatgacgattCTGAAAAGAGGGAACAGACCATCTACTACTTAAGCAAAAAGTTCACTGCCTGCGAGATGAACTACTCTCTATTGGAAAGGATGTGTTGTGCCTTGGTATGGGCGTCCCATCATTTAAGGCAGTATATGTTAAGCCATACTACTTGGttggtatccaagatggacccagtcAAGTACATTTTTTAGAAACCCACTCTTACAGAACGGATCGCTCGATGGCAGGttctgctatctgagtttgacaTTGTCTATGTCACTCAAAAGGCAATAAAAGGAAACACCTTGGCAGACTATCtagctcagcagcctctcaacgactactagcccatgcatccggagttTCCAGAggaagacatcatggccttgttcgggGAGAAGGCGGACGATGAGGATAGGGATAAGTGGATAGTGTGGTTCAAAGACGCATCCAACACCCTAGGCCATGGGGTTGGGGCGGTGTTGGTCTCTCCCGACAATCAATGCATTCCCTTCACGACAAGATTGGGCTTCGATTGCATGAATAATATGGCTGAATACGAGGCGTGCGCTCTTGGAATCTAAGCGGCAATTGACTTTAATGTCAAGTtgctcaaagtgtatggagactcggccTTGGTAATTCGCCAGCTGAggggagaatgggaaactagggatcataAATTGATACCCTATCAGGCCTACATCAAGAAACTGGCCGAGTTCTTCGATGATGTCTCCTTCCACCATGTTCCCAGAGAGGAAAATCAGATGGCTGATGCGTTTGCCACTctagcatccatgtttcaactaaCTTCACATGGAGACTTGTTGTACATCGAGTTCCGATGTCGCAGAAAGCTCGCATATTGCTGCTTGATAGAAGAGGAGCAAGATGGTAAATGGTGGtacttcgacatcaagcgatacgtAGAGTATAAGGAGTGTCCAGAGGGGGCTTCTGACAACGACAAGAGGATGTTGCGGAGGTTGGCAATTGGTTTCTTTCTAGGCGGAGGTATCCTATACAAGTGAAATCATGATATGGTCTTGCTCCGATGTGTGGACGCTAAGGAAGCCAAGCAAATGCTCGTGGAGGTACATGAAGGATCCTTTGGGATGCATGCTAATCGGCATGCCATGGCCAGAAAGATTCTAAGGGCAAGCTATTACTGGCTCGCCATGGAAAGCGACTGTTGCATCCATGTGAGAAAATGCCACAAGTGCCAGGCATTCGCAGACATTGTCAATGCTCCGCCCATGCCTTctctatgtggggaatagatgtgatcggagccattgagcccaagaattCAAACGGACATCGCTTAATCTTGGTTGCGAtcgactacttcaccaaatggattCAAGCTGCATCATACTCCAGCATGACTAGGAGTGTAATGGTTAGATTCATTAAGAAGGAAATAATTTAGCGATACGGTTGCCCAGGAAAATTATCACAGGCAATgccaccaacctgaataacaagatgttgaaggaaatgtgtgaggatttcaagatccaacaccataattccaCGCCTTATAGGCCCAAGATGAATGAGGCAGTTGTGGCGGCCAACAAGAACATCAAGATTATTCTGAATATGACAGTTTCATAcagagattggcacgagatgctccctttCGTGCTGCATGGTTACCGAACCTCAGTGCGCACGTCAACTAGAGCAACTCCGTTTTCGTTGGTATACGGAATGGAAGTCGTACTGCCGTTCGAAGTATAGGTCCCCTCTTTAAGGATTCTGGTAGAGTCTGGGTTGAAAAAGTCGGAGTAGGCCTAAGCGCGCTTCGATCAGCTCAATCTAATAGAAGGCAAGAGATTGGCAGCTATGAGCCATGGGTGTCTGTATCAAAGACGGGTGAAGAATGCTTtcaacaagaaggtacgcccgtgAAAATTCAACGAAGGGGATCTTGTCTTGAAGAAAGTATCCCAGGCCCTAAAAGACAATAGGGGAAAGTGGGCTCCTAACTACGAAGGACCTTTCATCGTGAAGAAAGCATTCTCAGGAGGAGCACTGGTGCTTGCCAGCATGGACGATGAAGAGTTGCCTTCACCCGTGAACGCCGATATCGTCAAATGATATTATGCTTAGCACTTGGGGCAGCTTGGAGAGTCAATACATGATTGTACTCTAAGGCTCCCCAAAGTTTTCCAGTCCTTTGTAAACTTTGATCGCAACATTTAATAAACATCAGATTGATGGTTTGCATTTCAACCATTGTGTTGTGTTTGTTATTGCTTTAGAATGCATACTCTCATTTTAAATCCTAAGCCATCTCGCTCAATCTATAGGGGTGTCGCAAGCGTTTAAGTAAGATTGAACATAATGAacatttgtttgaattgttacACTTGAACTGCCTAATCATGAGCATGCATGCATGTGCATTTTTGTCATCCTATGAGTCGGAGGATAAACAAAGATTTGGTCGATACCATGCTGAATTCAAGGCAAAGGTAAACAAAGGTAAGTGGTAGCGTAGCCATATTTTActgctgtcgcaacctaccattCGACAgaagggcgacgcggggctcgcaggtgcgtcttccaagaaaggaaaatgcgcggagtcgccaccaatgtttattcgagaaaaacgttagaaaaaccagaaaggcgtggtctacgaactttgagtgtgaaaggttcgggagttgtatttacgcacggggaaggtattagcaccccacgcgtccgtcacaagggacgacagcctttaatcaagtgtgcaaatatgactttgatttgttttattttcctttttatgtctctttatgccttttctattttttatctttttgtggtcgacaagggtgtttcccttgctcctacgtattcctcaattgtgataaggaaatcagacctacgtagttctttgagaactaaacgttggttaagttgtttttatctttttttgcaagatatattttgaccaaacaaaagtcatttaaggcattggaccattaaacgatcttttgattttgaaatgagagaaacgttaaggcgttggactattaacgatctcttgtttttttttttgaaaggagagaaacgttaaggcgttggaccattaatgatctctttgtttttgaaaggagagaaacgttaaggcattggaccattaacgatctcttggggtggtcgacaaaagcgaggcttttgctcctacgtatcctcaattgcaatgaggaaatctgacctatgtagttcttacaaaagcggtaaagttacatgttgattttatgcttttgaacggtccatgttaaccgataaaagcaaagaggaccgtttaagactttggaccttaaaacagtttttagtgatttttgcgaacaaagcttgatttgtgagttgattttagccttagtttcactttggttattagtcaattgatccaaggaaacttccaaagaaaaacgtccgattgattttttttattattttattcaaagatattttgattattttattattatttttcaagatattttgattattttattattatttttgctttttttggtttaaccgaggttacaacgtgaacgatcggttagattttattttaacagtgattaaacgagattacaacgcaaatgatcggttgaaattcattttatcatttattaggcgagacaacggcttaaacgatcggttaaagctcgttaaaaacggaagaaaagaaaacaaaaaatgaacgaaataaagatgaaagccaaaaaaaacaagaaatgaattgaaagtctcggattcgaaaacttacccgttgaagaacgaagaacgaacaaagaacggatgaagaacggtgaagaacgacggaaaacCTTCATGGATTCGCTCacagaaacgtctcggaagtgttacggaagcacctcggcttggattttcttcacggaaatattttttttcacccaaaatagctgaaatgcatagccagggggatgagggatccttagaacaaccccattttgcctatttataggaaaaagggtgaggaggttgccgcccaactcgccctggcgagctgggttgcttcctccagaagcaatcctgCTTCGAAAATACTCTGGAAGGtcgaaattcaaaatttcaaaaattgttatttacaccccccccccattttgataagttcaccccccttttttcgtaatttacggaaaagttatggaagcctataggacttaactttcttcttttttctcttccttctcacccatattaagtgaaatatgcttatttagggttatgggaatttcacggaagcattacgggagtCCTCGAAGCCCCGgaagccattttttaacaaaacgggggaggtggttgccgcccagctcacctaggcgagctaggttgcttccacctcaAGCAAGGAAATGCCCAGaatcctctagaagggcccagatttgaaattttctatttgcaaccccattttactaaatacacccttttttcccttttttgatgattccttttccgtaacgttacagaacttcacgaattacgtaacgatactttttttccttccgtaatgtgatgaaactttacagattacgCAACAAGGCTCTTCTTGACTTCcgaaatgttgcgaaactttacggattgcgcaagaatgcttctttttgacttccagaatgtcgcgaaacttcacggattacctagcaatgggtgttaagtacctcaaagcgatcaagcaaaggttgccggccatcaaacaatggtccccagacgaaattagggtatgacaactgcGTAGTGCCATTTCCTATTTTCAGAAACTTAGGGGCAGGTACCAGGCCCGTGATCAACAGATCATCATCCCGCGTCTGGctcaagacattaaagaagtgctactaggaggcagcctagtaccttttaaaattTCTACATGTTATTTATTCACCTATATTTCTTAAAGTCAAAATTGCATACGCCTAGTTTGCTTGTAGTCCaaggaattaaaataaacaagtgCAAACCTGGAGGATAGTCAAATTTTGCAAAGaattcttgcaaaaaaaatgcagagttagcttgcctgggcgagctgagctcaccTTGGCAAGCACCTTCTGcatgaaaacataaaaagggggcAGGGGGTGAAGTTTTCTTCACCCCAAAACTCCCCCAACATTCAAGAACCAAGGAGCTTACGGCAATGCACGATTTTGCAGCCCCCAAGCcaccatttttgtgttttccttCCATTTTGGTATCCTTGTTcactccatacaagtaagtgCGCCATCACTTTGCTCTTTGGCTCACCATTGTTGCGTTTTGATGCTTTATTTGTTCATTCTTGCTCAAATCTGTGAGGCATTTATCTTTGAATTTGTGAttgttttttgttgaattggggagttgtaggggatggccttaggcctatggtgcattttgaagcaattgTGCATgtcacattgcccccattccccaCTTTTTCATGCCTAAAGGTGCACCCActaagtgctcggtgaaatgcctcaatggcatttgagAACAATTCTATGAATTTGGGTTATGGAATTGGCTTAGGCATAGGTGGCTGTCGTTGTTGGGTTTAGGGACAGCCCGTAGAAACTAGGATAGATGCCCAAATATGTGCTTAGGCCTAGAGACTCAAGCTTTGATTTTTGAATGCAAGAGAGCATAAAGGTGAGGGCATATTGATAAGGTTTCCCCTTTGGCCAGCATTTTATGGAGACTGCACCTTGATGTTTCTTTGCGCCTAGATGATGTGGAAATATTGGTCATAAAATAGGTAGCAAGAGGAAAACACTTGTTGAACCAAGCATATAAGTGGGATAGGTAGCCAAGCGCTTTGCCAATATGCATATGTGGTGAAAATGGCCCGAAAATGCTTCTCAAAACAGGAGCATATCACATGAAATGGCTTTGCAAAGATTGAATGAgtagtaaaaaaatttctacCCTTCCAATGAATGTGTAATATGAAattgtttttcaaataaaagcAAACATGAGTATAGCATGAGATGGACTCTCAAGtggtatatatatgaataaaatgTGAATGAGATAGCAAAAATGCCACCCAagatgtatgtaaatttaggtagcaaaagtacttgaatatgcatgtatgtaattttaggtagcaaaaatacttgaatatgcatgtatgtaaatttaggtagcaaaaataccttgaatatgcatgtatgtaattttatacttgaatatgcatgtatgtaaatttaggtagcaaaaataccttgaatatgcatgtatgtaattttaggtagcaaaaataccttgaatatgcatgtatgtaattttaggtagcaaaaatactttgaatatgcatgtatgtaattttaggtagcaaaaataccttgagtatgcatgtatgtaaatttagcaaaaATGCTTTGAATAGGCATATGTATGAatgtaggtagcaaaaatactttgaATGTGCATGTATGTTGgtataggtagcaaaatatctTGCACGTATACATATTCATAAATGTATTTCCTCAAGAAAATGTGTGTAAATATGTGTGTACATCCTAGAAAAAACACGTGCGTCGATGTATAAGTTTtctctaaatttacattaataCTTGTGTTTTGTTGGAAGGAGTTGTATGCCGTTTTTGCTTGATTTTTCTCTAAAATGGTATTTCCTTGTGAACTGACTTTACAAATGTGTCTTCACAGGAGATGGCCCCGAGAAAGCTTCCCGCGAAGAGGTCCAAGAAGGACACCACCGGAGAGGGCTCCAGTGTTGCCCCGCAAGCTGACATGGACTTCGACAAGCACCGATTTCGGAGCGCCGAATATCAGTGGCGCTATGAGACCATCAAGGGGTGGTCATTCCTTAGAGAAAGACAGGTCAATTGAGGGACGATGAGTTCACTGACTTTCAAGAAGAGATAGCCCGCAGGCACTGGACTTCTACACTAATGTCTAGCCTACTGAGGAGGGAGTCCGAGATATGTGCTCCTAGGTGAGGGGTCAATGGATTCCTTTCAATGTAGATGCCCTCAGTCAGTTCCTAGGG encodes the following:
- the LOC114398636 gene encoding uncharacterized protein LOC114398636; the protein is MHPEFPEEDIMALFGEKADDEDRDKWIVWFKDASNTLGHGVGAVLLLKVYGDSALVIRQLRGEWETRDHKLIPYQAYIKKLAEFFDDVSFHHVPREENQMADAFATLASMFQLTSHGDLLYIEFRCRRKLAYCCLIEEEQDGKWWYFDIKRYVEYKECPEGASDNDKRMLRRLAIGFFLGGGILYK